The Deinococcus cellulosilyticus NBRC 106333 = KACC 11606 genome contains a region encoding:
- a CDS encoding acetylxylan esterase translates to MAFFDLPLEQLKTYRPEIRCPADFDAFWQQTLQEAAQHPLNARFDEVKTPLQTLRVFDVTFAGFGGHEIKGWLMVPHNLEGPFPCVVEFIGYGGGRGEPVDHLTYASAGHAHLVMDTRGQGSGWRKGDTPDPVGSGPQHPGFMTRGIETPEAYYYRRVFTDGVRAVQAAQASELVDPQRIAVAGESQGGGIALAVAALSHQVKLLMSDVPFLCHFERAITLTDSIPYVEIANHLRVHRDRWEQVLGTLAYFDGMNFASLCKVPALLSVALMDQTCPPSTVFAAFNHFAGPKEICVYPFNRHEGGQTAQLLQRLKFLQQHW, encoded by the coding sequence ATGGCTTTTTTTGACCTGCCCCTGGAACAGCTGAAGACCTACCGTCCTGAAATCCGCTGCCCAGCAGACTTTGACGCTTTCTGGCAGCAGACTTTGCAGGAAGCTGCACAGCATCCCCTGAATGCCCGTTTTGATGAGGTGAAGACACCACTCCAGACCCTCAGGGTTTTTGATGTCACCTTTGCAGGATTTGGGGGCCATGAGATCAAGGGGTGGTTGATGGTTCCGCACAACCTGGAGGGTCCTTTTCCCTGTGTGGTGGAATTCATCGGTTATGGCGGAGGACGGGGAGAGCCTGTGGACCACCTGACCTACGCCAGTGCAGGTCACGCCCATCTGGTCATGGACACCCGGGGCCAGGGCAGCGGATGGCGCAAGGGGGATACCCCTGATCCGGTGGGTTCCGGGCCTCAGCACCCAGGCTTCATGACCCGTGGGATCGAAACCCCAGAGGCCTATTATTACCGCCGGGTGTTCACCGATGGGGTGAGGGCCGTGCAGGCGGCACAGGCCTCTGAACTGGTGGACCCACAGCGCATTGCTGTTGCCGGAGAAAGCCAGGGGGGCGGGATTGCCCTTGCAGTTGCTGCTTTGAGCCATCAGGTGAAACTCCTGATGTCCGATGTGCCTTTTTTGTGTCACTTTGAGAGGGCCATCACCCTCACGGACAGCATTCCCTATGTGGAAATCGCAAACCACTTGCGGGTGCATCGGGACAGGTGGGAGCAGGTTCTGGGAACACTGGCTTATTTTGATGGAATGAATTTTGCCTCACTGTGTAAAGTCCCAGCCCTGTTATCGGTGGCCCTGATGGACCAGACCTGCCCTCCGAGCACGGTCTTTGCTGCTTTCAATCATTTTGCAGGTCCAAAAGAAATCTGTGTTTATCCATTCAACAGACATGAGGGAGGACAGACTGCACAATTGCTCCAGCGGCTGAAATTTTTACAGCAGCACTGGTGA
- a CDS encoding MBL fold metallo-hydrolase: MHMQIQRLHWAGVQLTARDTTLFIDTITPPEAELDPEVTTTHRHALLTHHHADHADLGYIHKWIGGTGTLVTHHDVLPFLNVGSLKVRTVGLHQPLILPHSTADFVVHAVPASDGLGDPQVSWVVEAGGKRILHAGDTLWHGHWWSIARLYGPFDVVFLPMNAPRINIGRFQDSGIPIVMTPEQAVAAARILAPELVVPIHYGRHEPGRYVETPDALNTFLKLAQEAGLKVNAMQPGEGFDLKPQAAVPI, from the coding sequence ATGCACATGCAGATTCAACGGCTTCACTGGGCAGGCGTTCAACTGACCGCCAGGGACACCACCCTCTTCATTGACACCATTACCCCACCAGAAGCAGAACTTGATCCCGAGGTGACCACCACCCATCGACATGCCCTCCTGACCCATCACCACGCAGATCACGCAGATCTGGGGTACATTCACAAATGGATCGGTGGCACTGGAACACTGGTCACCCACCATGATGTGCTCCCTTTCCTGAACGTGGGATCACTCAAAGTGCGAACAGTGGGACTTCATCAGCCCCTGATTTTGCCCCACAGCACCGCAGACTTTGTGGTGCATGCTGTTCCCGCTTCAGATGGTCTGGGAGATCCGCAGGTGTCCTGGGTGGTGGAAGCGGGCGGAAAACGCATCCTGCATGCAGGAGACACCCTCTGGCATGGGCACTGGTGGAGCATTGCCCGCCTGTATGGGCCTTTTGATGTGGTGTTCTTGCCCATGAATGCACCCCGCATCAACATCGGGCGTTTTCAGGACAGTGGCATTCCCATTGTGATGACCCCGGAGCAGGCCGTTGCTGCTGCACGCATTCTGGCTCCAGAGCTCGTGGTCCCCATTCATTATGGTCGACATGAGCCAGGACGCTATGTGGAAACCCCAGATGCCCTGAATACCTTCCTGAAGCTGGCTCAGGAGGCTGGGCTGAAAGTGAATGCCATGCAGCCTGGAGAGGGTTTTGATTTGAAACCTCAGGCAGCTGTTCCAATCTGA
- a CDS encoding FAD-dependent oxidoreductase produces MTHEHHTDILIAGGGLGGVAAALAALQLGRKVILTEETDWLGGQLTSQAVPPDEAWWIEESGATASYRTFRELVRHYYREHYPLKPEVAQDPFLNPGLGNVSRLCFEPRVGVAVLEQMLAPYRASRQLEVWMQHVPVAATTDGDTVLAVTFKSLTSGDLRVVTADYVLDATELGDLLELAGVEHVIGAESQLQTGELHALEGEANPLDQQAISWCFAIDHREGEDHTIEKPAQYDFWHQYQAPFWPNRQLSWNDLHPITLKPRFRDLFSDPVVQLHKGDFWHYRRIFYKGHYEDGLYPSDITLVNWPQIDYWLGPIIGVSEEEKQRHLEGAKQLSLSMLYWMQTEAPRHDGKGYGYPGLSLRGDITGTEHGLAKSVYVRESRRIQSEFTVLEQHVGVEARKGLTGAETFHDSVGIGQYRIDLHPSTAGRSYIDVESYPFQIPLGALIPVRVENLLPACKNLGTTHITNGCYRLHPVEWNIGEAAGALAAYCLEKGLKPREVRNSRAHLTDFQSMLTLSLGFELQWPEAFRMLASPGF; encoded by the coding sequence ATGACCCATGAACACCACACAGACATCCTGATTGCCGGAGGCGGACTGGGAGGTGTGGCCGCAGCACTGGCCGCACTGCAGCTCGGCAGGAAGGTGATTTTGACCGAAGAAACCGACTGGCTGGGTGGGCAACTCACCAGTCAGGCCGTGCCCCCCGATGAGGCGTGGTGGATTGAAGAATCCGGTGCCACCGCGAGTTACCGCACCTTCCGTGAGCTGGTCCGGCATTACTACCGGGAGCATTACCCCCTGAAGCCCGAAGTGGCCCAGGACCCCTTTCTGAATCCCGGTCTGGGAAATGTGTCCCGGCTGTGCTTTGAGCCCCGTGTGGGGGTGGCGGTTCTGGAGCAGATGCTGGCCCCTTACCGGGCTTCCAGGCAGCTTGAGGTGTGGATGCAGCATGTGCCTGTGGCAGCCACCACCGATGGGGACACTGTTCTTGCTGTCACCTTCAAGAGCTTGACCTCTGGAGACCTGCGGGTGGTGACGGCGGATTATGTGCTGGACGCCACCGAACTCGGAGACCTGCTGGAACTCGCTGGCGTGGAACACGTGATTGGCGCGGAATCCCAGCTTCAGACCGGAGAACTGCATGCGCTGGAAGGGGAGGCCAACCCGCTGGACCAGCAGGCGATCAGCTGGTGTTTTGCCATTGACCATAGAGAAGGCGAAGACCACACCATTGAAAAACCTGCCCAGTACGACTTCTGGCACCAGTATCAGGCCCCGTTCTGGCCCAACAGGCAGCTTTCCTGGAACGACCTGCATCCCATCACGTTAAAGCCCAGGTTCCGTGACCTGTTCAGTGATCCGGTGGTGCAGCTTCACAAGGGGGATTTCTGGCATTACCGCCGGATTTTCTACAAGGGGCATTACGAGGATGGCCTCTATCCCAGCGACATCACCCTGGTGAACTGGCCGCAGATCGATTACTGGCTGGGTCCCATCATCGGGGTCAGCGAAGAGGAGAAGCAAAGGCATCTGGAGGGGGCAAAACAGCTCAGCCTGTCGATGCTGTACTGGATGCAGACCGAAGCCCCCAGACACGATGGCAAAGGTTACGGTTATCCTGGCCTGAGCCTGCGTGGAGACATCACCGGAACTGAGCATGGACTCGCCAAAAGCGTGTACGTGCGGGAATCCCGCAGAATTCAGTCCGAGTTCACCGTGCTGGAACAGCATGTCGGGGTGGAAGCCCGCAAAGGCCTGACCGGAGCAGAAACCTTCCATGACAGTGTGGGCATCGGACAGTACCGCATCGATTTGCACCCCTCCACAGCGGGACGCAGTTACATTGATGTGGAGAGTTACCCGTTCCAGATTCCTCTGGGAGCCCTGATTCCGGTGCGGGTGGAGAACCTCCTGCCGGCCTGCAAGAACCTCGGGACCACCCACATCACCAACGGCTGTTACCGCCTGCACCCTGTCGAGTGGAACATCGGGGAGGCTGCAGGAGCCCTGGCCGCCTATTGTCTGGAAAAAGGCCTGAAACCCCGTGAAGTGCGAAATTCCAGAGCCCATCTGACTGATTTCCAGAGCATGCTCACCCTCAGCCTGGGATTTGAGTTGCAGTGGCCTGAGGCTTTCAGGATGCTGGCATCTCCGGGTTTTTGA
- a CDS encoding carbohydrate ABC transporter permease: protein MNLDFPRLRLLSSSMYYLVMIVLAIPFLFPTLWMLTASLKSDQEIFQNPLALIPQSISWDNFTRIFHDYPFAAQYVNSVYIAVVVTALTLIIGALAGYGFARLNFPGKDLMFILCLSAMMLPSEALSIPQFALFKFLGINNTHLPIILLQIFGGTGALAVFMMRQHFLTLPRELDEAALMDGLDRWGIFWRIMLPLARPVLVAVGIFAFLNSWNDYFNPLVYLNSSEQYTLPLGLQTFTDPLGGVFWNLTLAASTLSTLPLLLAFLVAQKQFVQSMVGSSVKG from the coding sequence ATGAATCTTGATTTCCCAAGGCTGAGATTGCTTTCCAGCAGCATGTATTACCTGGTGATGATCGTCCTGGCGATTCCCTTCCTCTTCCCAACCCTGTGGATGCTCACCGCCTCCCTGAAAAGCGATCAGGAGATTTTCCAGAATCCGCTGGCCCTGATTCCCCAGTCGATCAGCTGGGACAACTTCACCCGCATCTTCCACGACTACCCCTTTGCTGCCCAATACGTCAACAGCGTCTACATCGCCGTGGTGGTCACCGCACTGACCCTGATCATCGGAGCACTGGCTGGATATGGCTTCGCCAGGCTGAACTTCCCTGGCAAGGACCTGATGTTCATCCTGTGCCTGTCCGCGATGATGCTGCCCAGTGAAGCCCTTTCCATCCCCCAGTTCGCCCTCTTCAAGTTTCTGGGCATCAACAACACCCACCTGCCCATCATCCTCTTGCAAATCTTCGGCGGCACAGGGGCGCTTGCGGTCTTCATGATGCGCCAGCACTTCCTGACCCTGCCACGAGAACTGGACGAAGCCGCCCTGATGGATGGCCTCGATCGCTGGGGCATCTTCTGGCGGATCATGCTCCCCCTCGCCCGTCCAGTTCTTGTCGCAGTGGGCATCTTCGCCTTCCTGAATTCCTGGAACGACTACTTCAACCCTCTCGTATACCTCAACTCCAGCGAGCAATACACCCTGCCTCTCGGCCTCCAGACCTTCACCGATCCTCTGGGCGGCGTGTTCTGGAACCTGACTCTGGCGGCCTCAACCTTATCCACCCTGCCTCTCTTGCTGGCCTTTCTGGTTGCCCAGAAGCAGTTTGTGCAGTCGATGGTGGGGAGCAGTGTCAAAGGATAA
- a CDS encoding ABC transporter substrate-binding protein: MKHARRNLMLLTLLSLSTASAQEKVTLRFTTWAGGDGLKLLQTLATEFTKKNPSINVEVESIPFASYDQKLTVQMAGGTSPDVGWVAERSAPAYMSSKSLVDLNPYIKSNSSMRISDYAPASMTLWKKGEGIYGLPFSFSPIFMYYNKDLFQKAGIPTPSELLAQKKWNYAAFEASAAAIKKAAPNAYGGTLLRLDPTNWAAGILAAMYSSGGDIFNKDLSSCTMNSAGTVQAFEMMQRMIKEGSAPKLGEQVTFASGNLGMYADQVSYSGQLSNVKFKWDIVPMPSGPKGQKTLLGQAGYAVFSGSKHQKEAIQFVAFLSSPAVMKRTAQFFPPPRRSILNSDAYLNSNPLIPAASLRQAVLKQVSGAKALIVPANWAQVNDVVVRNMDRIFRPSANVKDELNQVCNDINPLLR, from the coding sequence ATGAAACATGCCCGCAGAAACCTGATGCTTCTCACCCTGCTCAGCCTCTCCACTGCCTCTGCGCAGGAAAAAGTGACCCTCAGGTTCACCACCTGGGCCGGAGGGGACGGCCTGAAACTGCTTCAGACCCTCGCCACTGAATTCACAAAGAAAAACCCCAGCATCAATGTGGAAGTGGAGTCCATTCCTTTCGCCAGTTACGACCAGAAACTGACTGTGCAGATGGCTGGAGGGACCAGTCCAGACGTGGGCTGGGTTGCAGAGCGCTCTGCCCCTGCTTACATGTCCAGCAAGTCCCTGGTGGACCTGAACCCTTACATCAAATCCAATTCTTCCATGCGAATCAGCGATTACGCCCCAGCTTCCATGACCCTCTGGAAGAAAGGGGAGGGGATTTACGGCCTTCCTTTTTCCTTCTCGCCCATCTTCATGTACTACAACAAGGACCTGTTCCAGAAAGCAGGCATCCCCACCCCATCTGAACTCCTCGCTCAGAAGAAGTGGAATTACGCCGCATTTGAAGCCAGTGCCGCCGCAATCAAAAAAGCCGCTCCCAATGCTTACGGTGGAACCCTCCTCAGGCTGGACCCCACCAACTGGGCCGCAGGCATCCTGGCCGCCATGTATTCCAGTGGGGGAGACATCTTCAACAAAGACCTCTCAAGCTGCACCATGAACAGTGCAGGCACCGTGCAGGCCTTCGAGATGATGCAACGCATGATCAAAGAGGGCAGTGCCCCCAAACTCGGGGAACAGGTCACCTTTGCCAGCGGAAACCTGGGGATGTACGCGGATCAGGTGTCCTACTCCGGGCAACTCAGCAACGTGAAATTCAAATGGGACATCGTGCCGATGCCCAGCGGACCCAAAGGCCAGAAAACCCTGCTCGGTCAGGCTGGATACGCGGTGTTCAGCGGGTCCAAACACCAGAAAGAAGCCATTCAGTTTGTGGCCTTCCTGTCCAGTCCTGCGGTCATGAAACGCACCGCGCAGTTCTTCCCCCCACCCCGCCGCAGCATCCTGAACAGCGACGCCTACCTGAACTCCAACCCCCTGATTCCTGCGGCAAGCCTGCGTCAGGCCGTGCTCAAACAGGTCAGTGGAGCAAAAGCCCTGATCGTTCCGGCCAACTGGGCGCAGGTCAATGACGTGGTGGTGCGCAACATGGACCGCATCTTCAGGCCCTCTGCCAACGTCAAAGACGAACTGAACCAGGTCTGCAACGACATCAACCCCCTCCTCCGGTGA
- a CDS encoding LacI family DNA-binding transcriptional regulator: protein MTVTQKDVALRARVSISTVCLVLRDDPRISDQTRKSVLEAASELGYLARTSLHTPSDTHHIGVLLANPGVHPTADHFFGEVMHGVTEESERFGHTVSVSAFDGKTLPRLARERRVHGFIIGGAPISPSLIEQVRAMTLPSVFIGRYPNHLHLNAALTDNPAGAALATEHLLKLGRRKILFISGDPHEAVVSQDRVEGFLRAHREQGLQPGPMLHAQRTIEGGMEAMQNALSEGIPFDAVFAAEDLMALGVLRVLKQQGIRVPEDVAVVGYSDIHMASLSDPPLTTVHVPRRRLGRTAARLLDDLLTGRAEPNLHVTVPPRLVIRSSCGGVPDS from the coding sequence ATGACCGTAACGCAGAAAGACGTGGCCCTGAGGGCCAGGGTCTCCATCTCCACCGTCTGCCTGGTGCTGAGGGATGATCCCAGAATCAGCGACCAGACCCGCAAATCGGTGCTCGAAGCCGCGAGTGAACTGGGATACCTCGCCCGCACCAGCCTGCACACCCCCTCGGACACGCATCACATCGGGGTGTTGCTGGCGAATCCCGGAGTGCATCCCACAGCGGATCACTTCTTCGGGGAAGTCATGCATGGGGTGACAGAGGAATCCGAGCGTTTCGGGCACACGGTGAGTGTCAGTGCTTTTGATGGGAAGACCCTCCCCAGACTGGCCCGCGAACGCCGGGTGCATGGTTTCATCATCGGGGGTGCCCCCATTTCTCCGAGTCTGATCGAGCAGGTGCGGGCCATGACCCTGCCCAGTGTGTTCATCGGGCGTTACCCGAACCACCTTCACCTGAATGCCGCCCTTACGGACAATCCGGCAGGGGCAGCCCTCGCCACTGAACATCTGTTGAAGCTTGGACGCCGCAAGATCCTGTTCATCAGTGGGGACCCGCACGAAGCGGTGGTCTCTCAGGACCGGGTGGAAGGGTTCCTGAGGGCACACCGGGAACAGGGTCTGCAACCAGGACCGATGCTCCATGCCCAGCGCACCATCGAAGGAGGCATGGAAGCCATGCAGAACGCCCTCAGTGAAGGCATTCCGTTTGATGCCGTGTTCGCTGCAGAGGACCTGATGGCCCTTGGGGTCCTGAGGGTGCTGAAACAGCAGGGCATTCGTGTTCCCGAAGATGTTGCAGTGGTTGGGTATTCCGACATTCACATGGCTTCCTTGAGTGATCCGCCACTGACCACCGTGCATGTGCCCAGAAGACGGCTGGGACGCACGGCTGCCAGACTTCTGGATGACCTGCTGACAGGTCGGGCAGAGCCCAATTTGCACGTCACCGTTCCACCCCGTCTGGTGATCCGGTCTTCCTGCGGAGGGGTGCCCGATTCATGA
- a CDS encoding carbohydrate ABC transporter permease yields the protein MTTKTPPVPRSQSRPRKGGWESQWVGLLFVLPFMLGLTVFFIGPILAVPIMSLFEWVLPRLPEWTGLGNYTRMTTDREVTHSVWITVLFVVMLVPTNIILALGLALLLNIKTRAAGFFRMALFSPVVVPLVAWALVWRFVLQPDFGLVNVLLGKLGIQGPNWLYEAPWALIAVVICLVIEHVGMNMLIFLGALQNVPAEVHEAAKIDGANSRQIFFKVTLPLMSPTVFLTVIVTIIGALKSFAPIYVLTGGNDAASVLMVQMWKQGFKYFDFGYASALSWLIFLAMLTLTFLQWQLRKRWVFYES from the coding sequence ATGACCACCAAAACCCCTCCCGTCCCCAGATCCCAGTCCCGCCCCCGCAAAGGGGGCTGGGAATCCCAGTGGGTGGGCCTGCTTTTCGTGCTGCCCTTCATGCTGGGCCTTACCGTGTTCTTCATCGGCCCGATTCTGGCCGTGCCGATCATGTCCCTCTTTGAGTGGGTGCTTCCCCGCCTTCCTGAATGGACCGGGCTGGGCAATTACACCCGCATGACCACCGACCGCGAAGTTACCCACTCAGTGTGGATCACCGTGCTTTTTGTGGTGATGCTGGTCCCCACCAACATCATCCTGGCACTGGGTCTGGCCCTTCTTCTGAACATCAAAACCAGAGCTGCAGGCTTCTTCCGCATGGCCCTCTTCTCACCCGTGGTGGTTCCGCTGGTCGCCTGGGCGCTGGTCTGGAGATTCGTGCTGCAACCCGATTTCGGTCTGGTCAACGTGCTGCTCGGGAAGCTGGGCATCCAGGGACCCAACTGGCTGTATGAAGCCCCGTGGGCACTGATTGCCGTGGTGATCTGTCTGGTGATTGAACACGTCGGGATGAACATGCTGATCTTCCTGGGTGCCCTCCAGAACGTGCCTGCAGAAGTGCACGAGGCCGCGAAGATCGACGGGGCGAACTCCCGACAGATCTTCTTCAAAGTCACCCTGCCCCTGATGTCTCCCACGGTCTTCTTGACTGTCATCGTCACCATCATCGGGGCACTGAAATCCTTCGCACCCATTTACGTGCTCACAGGAGGCAACGACGCAGCGAGCGTGCTGATGGTGCAGATGTGGAAACAGGGCTTCAAGTACTTCGATTTCGGTTACGCCTCGGCCCTCTCCTGGCTGATCTTCCTCGCCATGCTGACCCTCACATTCCTGCAATGGCAGCTTCGCAAACGGTGGGTGTTCTATGAATCTTGA
- a CDS encoding ABC transporter substrate-binding protein, translating into MKHLLILSLLLGTASAQTTVQTQMGKVALKTTPRKIAVLSPYALDLLLSLEMQPAGYAEVGNFKLGNIGQTFEQSNIPYLGKFVKSNPVYLGTREAPNLESILALKPDLIVGQASYHEQIYSQLSSIAPTVLLDGNDFNNGISNMWRKDLKPLAEIFKKQKRAEQVIVNFEKKLQTAKTLLKPVAKRTPRALLIGFPRMNGGITPTLVSNANVSGRLITELGFQLSQPANAKEGSITLEAIPAIPADFVFAIANNDNTPDNAQKEWFAHPLLKSLPVSKKNRVFFADNQQWNRIRGPLAVTQVLQSIQETLNR; encoded by the coding sequence ATGAAACACCTCTTGATCCTCAGCCTGCTGCTGGGAACCGCCTCCGCCCAGACCACCGTGCAGACCCAGATGGGCAAAGTGGCCCTGAAAACCACCCCCAGGAAAATCGCTGTGCTCAGCCCTTATGCCCTGGACCTGCTGCTGAGCCTGGAAATGCAACCTGCAGGCTACGCCGAAGTGGGAAATTTCAAACTGGGCAACATTGGTCAGACCTTTGAGCAGAGCAACATCCCCTACCTTGGGAAGTTTGTGAAGAGCAACCCGGTGTACCTCGGCACCCGCGAAGCGCCCAACCTGGAGTCCATTCTGGCCCTGAAACCCGACCTGATTGTGGGACAGGCCAGTTACCACGAGCAGATCTACAGCCAGCTTTCCAGCATCGCCCCCACTGTACTGCTGGACGGCAACGACTTCAACAACGGGATCAGCAACATGTGGCGCAAGGACCTGAAACCCCTTGCTGAGATCTTCAAGAAGCAGAAACGTGCTGAACAGGTGATCGTCAACTTCGAGAAAAAACTGCAGACGGCCAAAACCCTGCTGAAACCTGTGGCAAAACGCACCCCCAGAGCCCTCTTGATTGGTTTCCCACGCATGAATGGTGGCATCACCCCCACCCTGGTTTCCAACGCCAACGTCAGTGGACGCCTGATCACCGAACTGGGATTCCAGCTGTCCCAGCCTGCCAATGCCAAAGAGGGCAGCATCACCCTGGAAGCCATTCCTGCGATTCCAGCAGATTTCGTGTTCGCCATTGCCAACAACGACAACACCCCTGACAATGCCCAGAAGGAATGGTTTGCCCATCCCCTCCTGAAGAGCCTCCCCGTCAGCAAAAAGAACCGGGTGTTCTTCGCAGACAACCAGCAGTGGAACCGCATTCGTGGCCCTCTGGCTGTGACCCAGGTGCTGCAGAGCATCCAGGAGACCCTGAACCGCTGA
- a CDS encoding sucrase ferredoxin — translation MADTDTCQLREFCNVFARRAGEDPIGSATMPLRLLMVSTPAPWGNKATPDVLSELLGSTLQQAADQGHRVRLQAIMPEAEDQGLVRVLWYDRAETSDSFQSMDHLVPQSEVSGLVEALVSGCDLTRWEAFRCHQVHRDWFICTHGSVDSACGKFGIPLYQHLRKQALPGVRIFRTSHFGGHRFAPTVIDLPEGRMWAHLELDHAKGILQQTLDPSEVKMNLRGWMGAGHFEQILEREALLHFGWDWLTFQREVTLLEVTGGDEEGHQDPKFAACPPTKAQVRLKYRTPDGHTGEVSGQVVFSHVLESLGGTGSINEKIQVNQFTVQNLVIR, via the coding sequence ATGGCCGACACCGACACCTGCCAGCTCAGGGAGTTCTGCAATGTGTTTGCCAGAAGGGCCGGAGAGGACCCCATCGGCAGTGCCACCATGCCTTTGCGCCTCCTGATGGTCAGCACCCCTGCCCCTTGGGGCAACAAGGCAACACCAGATGTGCTGTCTGAGCTGCTGGGAAGCACTTTGCAGCAGGCAGCGGATCAGGGCCACCGGGTGCGCCTGCAGGCCATCATGCCCGAAGCAGAAGACCAGGGGCTGGTGCGTGTCCTGTGGTACGACCGTGCTGAGACCTCTGACAGCTTTCAGTCCATGGACCATCTGGTGCCCCAGTCCGAGGTGTCAGGTCTGGTGGAGGCCCTGGTGTCCGGCTGTGACCTGACCCGCTGGGAAGCCTTCCGCTGCCATCAGGTGCACCGCGACTGGTTCATCTGCACCCACGGCAGTGTCGATTCTGCCTGCGGGAAATTTGGAATCCCGCTGTACCAGCACCTCAGGAAACAGGCCCTCCCAGGGGTACGGATTTTCAGGACCAGCCATTTTGGAGGGCACCGGTTTGCCCCCACGGTGATTGATTTGCCCGAAGGCCGCATGTGGGCCCATCTGGAGCTGGATCATGCAAAAGGCATTTTGCAACAGACCCTGGACCCCAGCGAGGTGAAAATGAACTTGCGGGGCTGGATGGGTGCAGGGCACTTTGAGCAGATTCTGGAACGCGAAGCCCTCTTGCACTTCGGCTGGGACTGGCTGACCTTCCAGCGAGAAGTGACCCTGCTTGAAGTGACGGGTGGGGATGAGGAGGGGCATCAGGACCCCAAATTTGCTGCGTGTCCTCCCACAAAGGCACAGGTCAGATTGAAGTACAGAACACCAGATGGACACACAGGCGAGGTGTCCGGCCAGGTGGTGTTCTCCCATGTGCTGGAAAGCCTGGGAGGAACCGGAAGCATCAACGAGAAAATCCAGGTCAACCAGTTTACGGTGCAAAACCTGGTCATCCGGTAA
- a CDS encoding CGNR zinc finger domain-containing protein: MNQTFDFDANHVAVDLINTVRMKEGARWDRLEDFQDLRDWVVQSGLLDLAQTEQVKTLPESTKVLQEVKAFRDDLRAVLEGFVAGQPVPSSFLDHLNQILQQHPGHPVLKGENPPLQRSVQHDLTHPEGLLGLLAAQAADLLTLDLTGRIKKCENHLCIRYFLDTSRNNSRRWCSMSGCGNRAKAQAFYERKTRGRGAS; this comes from the coding sequence ATGAACCAGACTTTTGATTTTGATGCCAACCATGTGGCCGTGGACCTCATCAACACCGTGCGGATGAAAGAGGGAGCACGCTGGGACAGGCTTGAGGATTTTCAGGACCTGCGAGACTGGGTGGTGCAGTCTGGTCTGCTGGACCTTGCACAGACCGAACAGGTCAAAACACTCCCGGAGAGCACAAAAGTGCTCCAGGAGGTGAAAGCCTTTCGGGATGACTTGCGAGCCGTGCTGGAAGGCTTTGTTGCAGGTCAGCCTGTGCCTTCTTCCTTTCTTGACCACCTCAACCAGATCCTCCAGCAGCACCCGGGTCATCCCGTCCTGAAAGGAGAGAATCCCCCACTGCAACGGTCAGTGCAGCATGATCTCACCCATCCAGAGGGCTTGCTGGGTCTGCTGGCAGCACAGGCAGCAGACCTGCTCACCCTGGATTTGACGGGCAGAATCAAAAAATGTGAAAACCACCTCTGCATCCGGTACTTTCTGGACACCAGCAGGAACAACTCCCGCAGGTGGTGCAGCATGAGCGGGTGCGGCAATCGGGCCAAGGCCCAGGCATTTTATGAACGCAAAACCAGGGGGCGAGGGGCAAGTTGA